In Desulfovibrio aminophilus DSM 12254, a single window of DNA contains:
- a CDS encoding DNA alkylation repair protein, producing the protein MTNLLSLIRARLLEQVDIPYRDGCRAFFKETINPLGVRAAQVNRLAAEVARLVRDWDTPCVWELCRALWATGCDGGRQSGLQAGGPARTPPRPGGLPGVGGLARSPRIQLGHCDDLCTHAIGSLLLHYKEVRPRTEAWIASPNRWLRRGAAVAFIPLAKAGELRSILARVDTLLPDSDDLVRKGLGWLLKEAGRRQPGPMRDYLLSRREQMARVALRIAVEKLPETTRREIMGKRGK; encoded by the coding sequence ATGACCAACCTTCTCTCCCTCATCCGCGCCCGCCTTCTGGAGCAGGTGGACATCCCCTACCGGGATGGCTGCCGGGCCTTCTTCAAAGAAACCATCAACCCCTTGGGTGTGCGCGCGGCCCAGGTGAACCGGCTGGCGGCCGAAGTCGCCCGCCTCGTCCGGGACTGGGACACTCCGTGCGTCTGGGAGCTCTGTCGGGCCCTCTGGGCGACTGGGTGTGATGGAGGAAGGCAGTCTGGCCTGCAAGCTGGCGGCCCGGCCCGAACGCCACCTCGGCCGGGAGGACTTCCCGGAGTTGGAGGACTGGCTCGGTCGCCACGTATCCAACTGGGCCACTGCGACGACCTCTGCACCCACGCCATCGGATCCCTGCTCCTTCATTATAAGGAGGTGCGCCCCCGCACCGAAGCCTGGATCGCCTCGCCCAACCGCTGGCTACGCCGGGGCGCGGCTGTGGCCTTCATTCCCCTGGCCAAAGCCGGAGAGCTGCGGTCCATCCTGGCCCGAGTCGACACCCTGCTCCCGGACTCCGACGATCTGGTGCGCAAGGGTTTGGGCTGGCTGCTCAAGGAGGCCGGACGGCGCCAGCCCGGGCCGATGCGCGACTATCTGCTCTCCCGGCGGGAGCAAATGGCCCGCGTGGCCCTGCGCATCGCCGTGGAGAAGCTACCAGAGACCACTCGACGCGAAATCATGGGAAAGCGGGGAAAATGA
- a CDS encoding AraC family transcriptional regulator, with translation MRQNTRESYHQRIQRILVHIQKHLDEPLELADLAALAHVSPSHFHRVFKGMLGETLMDQVRRIRLERACHRLTRQETSVTNAAMDSGYESPEAFSRAFRRAFGSAPSECLRKRHTPMFPTAPSGVRYHPGGLPLGFTFIPKGEILMDVRIETLPERRVASVRHLGPYKEVEVAWIALCAWAGPRGLLTPATLFIGICYDDPQATGPEAIRYDASIPVGPDVCSEGQITVQTIPGGDYAVTTHRGPYENLEKTYAALMGGWLPQSGRMLRDAPGFEIYRNDPKSTAPEDLVTELHIPLV, from the coding sequence ATGCGGCAGAATACCCGTGAATCCTACCACCAGCGCATCCAGCGCATCCTGGTCCATATCCAGAAGCATCTGGACGAACCTCTGGAACTGGCCGATCTGGCCGCGTTGGCCCATGTCTCGCCCTCGCATTTCCACCGCGTCTTCAAAGGCATGCTCGGCGAGACCCTCATGGACCAGGTGCGCCGCATCCGCTTGGAACGGGCCTGCCATCGCCTGACCCGCCAGGAAACCTCGGTCACGAACGCGGCCATGGACTCGGGCTACGAAAGCCCTGAGGCGTTCAGCCGGGCCTTCCGCCGCGCCTTCGGCAGCGCTCCCTCCGAATGCCTCCGAAAACGCCACACTCCAATGTTCCCCACCGCTCCGTCCGGGGTCCGCTACCATCCGGGTGGTCTGCCCTTGGGCTTCACCTTCATCCCAAAAGGAGAAATCCTCATGGACGTTCGTATCGAAACGCTTCCCGAACGCCGTGTGGCCAGCGTGCGCCACCTCGGCCCCTACAAAGAAGTGGAGGTGGCCTGGATCGCCCTCTGCGCCTGGGCCGGGCCGCGCGGTTTGCTGACCCCGGCCACGCTGTTCATCGGCATCTGCTACGACGATCCCCAGGCCACCGGGCCGGAGGCCATCCGCTACGACGCCTCCATCCCCGTGGGTCCGGACGTCTGCTCAGAGGGACAAATCACGGTTCAGACCATCCCGGGCGGGGACTACGCCGTGACCACCCACCGCGGGCCCTACGAGAATCTGGAAAAGACTTACGCCGCGCTCATGGGCGGCTGGCTGCCGCAAAGCGGAAGGATGTTGCGCGACGCGCCCGGCTTCGAGATCTACCGCAACGATCCCAAAAGCACCGCGCCCGAGGACTTGGTCACGGAACTACACATTCCCCTTGTCTGA
- a CDS encoding alpha/beta hydrolase family protein, translated as MSGFLAVVLHGAACMSLGFTLAMPWWLSRSRPVLELDLREVVSVEPAQAPAPPPSSNIVEVRKRAPATPAPPVVRPASPPPPEAARAKAPVRRTPPAQPRPLKTAPPVAAPAAAPPKPISEHKTEVPPRNADPELEEFAQSGGYVHPEAPDYLRHGAESRFGHVLGYYTYTIEQYVGQYTYDDGQSSVTIIDARDTPYKCLLFYDSKTGIFRNLKQFGRYIYSYGPAFGEDEPVVGTIIFLANGDDISRVIWMHGGRQAAQFPNKIFFSERAVTFSRGFTDLSGTLIVPPGEGPFPAVVWLAGSQCRPRKLSEGVARQLVAQNVAVLLFDPRGCGTSEGKSGGDADLAEDALAAVAFLRRQERIDPKRVGIFGRDEGVSAALDACRAGRKAPNFLVQAVVAQDAAPRPAVLSESSLRALSIPSLWLFSGPDPRRIWSEDLALLESAPPYGLARVLLLPEEDIPPEDAPAWARDAVRLERMTSGFARFAGPWIGER; from the coding sequence TTGAGCGGCTTTCTTGCCGTGGTTCTGCACGGTGCGGCCTGCATGTCCCTGGGATTCACCCTGGCGATGCCCTGGTGGCTCTCCAGGTCCAGGCCCGTGCTGGAGCTTGATCTGCGCGAGGTGGTCAGCGTCGAACCCGCCCAGGCTCCCGCGCCGCCGCCTTCCTCGAATATCGTCGAGGTGCGTAAAAGGGCCCCGGCGACTCCCGCGCCGCCAGTGGTCCGACCCGCGTCTCCTCCTCCGCCGGAGGCGGCCCGGGCCAAGGCGCCGGTTCGGCGTACGCCGCCAGCGCAGCCCCGGCCTCTCAAGACCGCGCCGCCCGTCGCGGCTCCGGCGGCAGCCCCGCCCAAGCCCATCAGCGAACACAAGACCGAGGTGCCGCCGCGCAACGCGGACCCGGAGTTGGAGGAGTTCGCCCAGAGTGGCGGCTATGTTCATCCCGAGGCCCCGGATTACCTCAGGCACGGGGCCGAGAGCCGCTTCGGGCATGTGCTCGGCTACTACACCTACACCATCGAACAGTACGTGGGGCAGTACACCTACGACGACGGGCAAAGCAGCGTGACCATCATCGACGCCCGGGACACGCCCTACAAATGTCTTCTGTTCTACGACTCGAAGACTGGGATATTCAGAAACCTCAAACAATTCGGGCGCTACATCTATTCCTATGGCCCGGCCTTCGGCGAGGACGAGCCCGTGGTGGGCACGATCATCTTCCTGGCCAACGGCGACGACATCAGCCGGGTCATCTGGATGCACGGCGGCAGACAGGCCGCCCAGTTCCCGAACAAGATATTCTTCAGCGAGCGGGCCGTGACCTTTTCACGGGGATTCACGGACCTCTCAGGCACACTCATCGTGCCTCCCGGCGAAGGACCGTTTCCCGCCGTGGTCTGGCTGGCCGGGAGTCAATGCCGTCCGCGCAAGCTGTCGGAGGGTGTGGCCCGGCAGTTGGTTGCCCAGAACGTGGCGGTGCTCTTGTTCGATCCGCGCGGGTGCGGAACCTCGGAGGGAAAGTCCGGCGGGGACGCGGACTTGGCCGAGGACGCCCTGGCTGCCGTGGCCTTCCTGCGCCGCCAGGAAAGGATCGACCCGAAGCGCGTGGGCATCTTCGGACGGGACGAGGGAGTGTCGGCGGCTCTGGACGCCTGTCGGGCCGGGCGCAAGGCCCCGAACTTCTTGGTCCAGGCGGTCGTCGCCCAGGATGCGGCGCCGCGGCCCGCCGTGCTGAGCGAATCGTCCCTGCGCGCGCTCTCCATTCCTTCGCTTTGGCTGTTCAGCGGCCCGGACCCCAGGCGGATATGGAGCGAAGACTTGGCCCTGCTGGAGAGCGCGCCGCCGTATGGCTTGGCCCGTGTTCTTCTCCTGCCCGAGGAGGACATCCCGCCCGAGGACGCCCCGGCATGGGCCCGGGACGCCGTTCGGCTGGAGCGGATGACTTCCGGGTTCGCCCGGTTCGCTGGGCCCTGGATCGGTGAGCGGTGA